A genomic segment from Acidimicrobiales bacterium encodes:
- a CDS encoding ChaB family protein, translating to MAKVAKKDLPGTIQRSPAKARRTYAKTLESAHEQYGSEERAHRTALASLKHSFEKVGDHWAPKKRKGPSDDRAARGGVRGGESAGGVDVRGHSKQELYDRAKKLGVKGRSSMTKLELGQAIARKQD from the coding sequence ATGGCGAAGGTCGCGAAGAAGGACCTCCCGGGAACGATCCAGCGCTCACCAGCGAAGGCCCGGCGCACGTACGCGAAGACGCTCGAGTCCGCCCACGAGCAGTACGGGTCCGAGGAGCGCGCCCACCGGACGGCCCTGGCGTCCCTCAAGCACAGCTTCGAGAAGGTCGGGGACCACTGGGCGCCCAAGAAGCGCAAGGGGCCCTCGGACGACCGGGCGGCGCGTGGCGGTGTCCGTGGCGGCGAGTCGGCCGGCGGGGTGGATGTGAGGGGTCACTCGAAGCAGGAGCTGTACGACCGGGCCAAGAAGCTCGGCGTCAAGGGCCGCTCGTCGATGACGAAGCTCGAGCTCGGCCAGGCCATCGCCCGCAAGCAGGATTGA